The genomic interval GGCGCGCGGCTGAGCTTGTGCGGAAACAGGCAGGTGACCCGGCAGCCCGCCGTTTCCAATACCGTCCCCGCGAGCACACGGCGGATGCGCGAAACACCGTTTGCCGCCTTGGCCAGGCGGTGCCAGAGGGGGTGGCCGCGCGGAGCCGAAGAGATCCATACTTCATCCGGCCGCAGCAGGGGAATCAGGTCTACGATGCCGGCGGCATGATCGGGATGAAAATGGGAAACCGCCACCCAGCGCACGCGGATGCGTTGCCGCAACAGAAACGGCAACACAATGCGCCGCCCCACGGAAAAATCGCTGTAACGGCTGCCCCCGCCGTCGATCAGCAACGCATCACCCCCGGGAAACACCACGCAGGTGCAATCCCCCTGCCCCACATCCACGAAAAACACCTCCAGCCGCTGCGGCCGATAAACCGCATGCGGCCGCACCTGCATAAAGAGCACGGCCAGCAACAACACAGCGGCCGCGCGCCGCAACCACGACCGCGACGCATGGTGCGCAACCAGAAAAAGCAAAGCTGTCAGCAGCGTTACCGCCAGGGCGGGCGCGGGCCGAAAAATTGAGGTTCCCAGCCGGGCGGCGGCGTTAATGCCGGCAAAAAAAACCTCTAGCAGCAGGTCCAGCCCCTGGAGTAACCATGCAACCAGAAACGGCAGAACCAGGCAACATGCCATCATGGGCAACGCCAGGGCCATGACGGGAACGCAAAGAGGCAACAGCAGCATGCCGGCCAGCGGGCCGATCAATGAAAAACGCTGAAAAAACAGCAGCGTCAAGGGAATCGAGATGCAACCGGCGTTCAACCCCGCGCTGACCCCTTCGCGAACCGCGCGCGGCAGGAACCGGGGCAAACGCTTCGCCAGGCCGCGCCCCAGCAGGATGGCCGCGGCCAGGGCGAAAGTCAGCACAAAGCCGGGGCTCAGGCAGCACAAAGGCGAGACGGCAAATATCAGCAGCCCGGCAAACGAAAGGCAGCGCAGCGCGTTGGCCGGATGGTGCCACGCTTTTCCCAGAAACACCATCCACGCCATCACGCCGGCGCGGACCGCGGAAACGGGAAAATCCGTTATGGCCAGGTACCCCAGCAGCGCCACCGCGGCAAGCGCAAGTTGCAGCGGCGCGCGCACGCCCAGAAGCGACAGCCCGCCCAGGACAACCAGGGCCAGAATGCCGACATGGGCGCCGGATATGGCCATCAAGTGA from Candidatus Aminicenantes bacterium carries:
- a CDS encoding DUF4131 domain-containing protein, with amino-acid sequence MSRTGEEYFPLGLVCAGAAAHLKLPGMLLWVTALVLAAVFLLLLRHRRFGLLSRVCLALALALVLAAGFVQARQNYLRVRAFPLPLNDYIDVSGRLAAYPTVEQRDSILLLDVSRVSFHRRSLRVTFRLRLRVPGNHRRLVRGDRLRISARVRPADLYYMSRGIHFVGRSKSALQVQRIARGPLVWRILGRWRRVLRSRLEERFNDGSGAISDRGALLEALLLGDRGRVSSSLQEAMLDAGVFHLMAISGAHVGILALVVLGGLSLLGVRAPLQLALAAVALLGYLAITDFPVSAVRAGVMAWMVFLGKAWHHPANALRCLSFAGLLIFAVSPLCCLSPGFVLTFALAAAILLGRGLAKRLPRFLPRAVREGVSAGLNAGCISIPLTLLFFQRFSLIGPLAGMLLLPLCVPVMALALPMMACCLVLPFLVAWLLQGLDLLLEVFFAGINAAARLGTSIFRPAPALAVTLLTALLFLVAHHASRSWLRRAAAVLLLAVLFMQVRPHAVYRPQRLEVFFVDVGQGDCTCVVFPGGDALLIDGGGSRYSDFSVGRRIVLPFLLRQRIRVRWVAVSHFHPDHAAGIVDLIPLLRPDEVWISSAPRGHPLWHRLAKAANGVSRIRRVLAGTVLETAGCRVTCLFPHKLSRAP